In one Gopherus evgoodei ecotype Sinaloan lineage chromosome 1, rGopEvg1_v1.p, whole genome shotgun sequence genomic region, the following are encoded:
- the SAP18 gene encoding histone deacetylase complex subunit SAP18, protein MAVESRVTQEEIKKEPEKPIDREKTCPLLLRVFTTNNGRHHRMDEFSRGNVPSSELQIYTWMDATLKELTSLVKEVYPEARKKGTHFNFAIVFTELKRPGYRVKEIGSTMSGRKGTDDSMTLQSQKFQIGDYLDIAITPPNRAPPPSGRMRPY, encoded by the exons ATGGCGGTGGAGTCCCGCGTTACGCAGGAGGAGATTAAGAAGGAGCCTGAGAAGCCTATCGACAGGGAGAAG ACGTGCCCGCTGCTGCTGAGGGTCTTCACCACCAACAACGGGCGGCACCACCGCATGGACGAGTTCTCCCGCGGCAACGTGCCCTCCAGCGAGCTGCAGATCTACACCTG gatGGATGCAACTTTAAAAGAGCTGACCAGTTTAGTGAAAGAGGTCTACCCAGAAGCACGGAAGAAGGGCACACACTTCAATTTTGCAATAGTTTTTACAGAACTCAAGAGACCCGGTTATAG AGTGAAGGAGATTGGCAGCACAATGTCAGGCAGAAAGGGCACAGATGATTCCATGACTCTGCAGTCTCAGAAGTTCCAGATTGGAGACTACTTGGATATAGCAATTACTCCTCCAAATCGTGCACCGCCCCCATCAGGACGCATGAGACCATACTAA